From Streptomyces sp. 6-11-2, one genomic window encodes:
- a CDS encoding ABC transporter permease, whose translation MADFDLSRAVRWDTVVGALLVVVLLFSFGFVDGFGNALNLSFLIGNTLPIALIALPMTLLVVSGEIDLSVASTAGLSGAVMGALWNRGMAIETIIPLCLLLGAVCGLVNGLLVTRLGLPSLAVTIGTLAAYRGIAQIVLGSDAVTDFPTPYLDFAAGRVGNTFLPQAFLPFLLLLAIAVVTLHATPFGRSLFAIGASEEAARFAGVRVKRDKLILFVATGFMSALTGVFWALHYASARYDNATGLELSVVAAVLLGGIDFDGGKGTLGGAVAGVFLLGASRNVMSLLNVSAQSQIVVTGALLVVSVLGPRVARQVSVARDRRRASPAPESQASTPTS comes from the coding sequence ATGGCTGACTTCGACCTCTCGCGTGCCGTGCGCTGGGACACCGTCGTCGGTGCCCTGCTCGTCGTGGTCCTGCTGTTCTCCTTCGGCTTCGTCGACGGCTTCGGCAACGCCCTCAACCTGTCGTTCCTGATCGGCAACACGCTGCCGATCGCGCTGATCGCCCTGCCGATGACCCTCCTCGTGGTCTCCGGTGAGATCGACCTGTCGGTGGCCTCCACCGCAGGTCTGTCCGGCGCGGTGATGGGCGCCCTGTGGAACCGGGGCATGGCGATCGAGACGATCATCCCGCTGTGCCTGCTGCTCGGCGCGGTGTGCGGCCTGGTCAACGGCCTGCTGGTGACCAGGCTCGGACTGCCGTCCCTCGCGGTGACCATCGGCACCCTCGCCGCCTACCGGGGCATCGCGCAGATCGTGCTCGGTTCCGACGCGGTGACCGACTTCCCCACCCCGTACCTGGACTTCGCTGCCGGACGGGTCGGGAACACCTTCCTGCCGCAGGCGTTCCTGCCGTTCCTGCTCCTGCTGGCGATCGCCGTGGTCACCCTGCACGCCACCCCCTTCGGACGATCGCTGTTCGCGATCGGCGCCAGCGAGGAGGCGGCCCGGTTCGCCGGCGTCCGGGTCAAGCGCGACAAGCTCATCCTGTTCGTCGCCACCGGCTTCATGTCCGCCCTGACCGGCGTCTTCTGGGCCCTGCACTACGCCAGCGCCCGCTACGACAACGCCACCGGGCTGGAACTCTCCGTCGTCGCCGCGGTGTTGCTCGGCGGCATCGACTTCGACGGCGGGAAGGGCACACTCGGCGGCGCCGTCGCCGGTGTCTTCCTGCTGGGCGCGTCGCGGAACGTGATGAGCCTGCTGAACGTCTCCGCCCAGTCGCAGATCGTCGTCACCGGCGCGCTGCTCGTCGTCTCCGTCCTCGGCCCGCGGGTCGCACGCCAGGTCTCCGTCGCCAGGGACCGGCGCCGAGCCTCCCCGGCGCCCGAGTCGCAGGCGTCCACACCGACTTCGTAA